A portion of the Archocentrus centrarchus isolate MPI-CPG fArcCen1 chromosome 19, fArcCen1, whole genome shotgun sequence genome contains these proteins:
- the arhgap17a gene encoding rho GTPase-activating protein 17a isoform X2 has product MKKQFNRMKQLANQTVGRAEKTEVLSDDLLQIERRMELVRVVSHNTHKKMVSCLQGHIGADAEKRHSVPRLYTGNGQKKLPLTALSQAMIEGGNQLGEDSLIGKMMEVCGEAENRLASELMQHELQIEKDVLDPLSQLAEVEIPNILKQRKQLAKLVLDYDSARARWLQATKSIISGTNTQALTAKADLLKEEVDEAMNKVELCKDQLAADMYSFFSKEGDYAHYFVTLLEAQADYHRKSLTVLESVLPTIQAQQDSWMEKPAFGTGLDEHLKRSGREIALPIEACVMMLLETGMKEEGLFRIAAGASKLKKLKAALDCYTSQLEEFYSDPHAVAGALKSYLRELPEPLMTYQLYDEWIQASSVSDPDKRLQALWVVCDKLPKNNKNNLRYLVKFLAKLAQESELNKMTPSNIAIVLGPNLLWAKTEGSLAEMAAATSVHVVAIVEPIIQHGDWFFPEDVEFNVSGMFVMPTPASNHNNHLDYDSGTIERKRPGSMVGPENDTARKDNTTNKHSDHTLRRGSNTLGRKQHTSPAFQPPLPPVEAQGQGHGAGQVPQASAEPQSQAPPGGSGFDPSQQSLAQSLAALAAAQQLLAQHTEELSPKLRDSTFTPTPVLQRNGSGGGSQAAGQLATGTPGAGSMGPSPHMMRRGTKKQAPAPPKPTNPPPSQPCNSVNHTSSSGSSQTVSPTPRPLSSHSSTPPLTSQPCATPRRHSSNQPPIQAPSHPPPEPPTQVNHPTQPAFLGQPSGDQHSADPSPPGTPTPPDTPPPSTSSQDVVTPPSPSPYQSGSLPRPRPVPKPRNRPSIPPPPQPTTLTNETNGICTKMMDPVMSFKGLSRALVPELAVEQQLAAAASSSLPPPKDCDLDTESTVL; this is encoded by the exons ggcagagaaaacagaagtccTCAGCGATGACCTCCTGCAG ATCGAACGACGCATGGAGCTGGTGCGTGTGGTgtcccacaacacacacaaaaagatggTGTCATGTCTACAGGGACACATCGGTGCAGATGCAGAGAAGAGACAT TCTGTACCACGCCTCTATACAGGAAATGGTCAG aaaaaGCTTCCTCTCACAGCACTATCCCAAGCAATGATTGAAGGTGGAAACCAGTTGGGAGAAGACTCCTTGATAGG GAAGATGATGGAGGTGTGCGGAGAGGCCGAAAATCGCCTGGCATCAGAACTGATGCAACACGAGCTGCAGATAGAAAAGGATGTTCTGGATCCACTCAGCCAGTTAGCAGAG GTGGAAATTCCTAACATCCTGAAGCAGAGGAAACAGCTGGCCAAATTGGTGCTGGACTATGATTCTGCCAGAGCAAG ATGGTTGCAGGCAACCAAGTCAATAATCTCAGGAACAAACACTCAAGCACTGACGGCCAAGGCTGACCTACTCAAGGAAGAGGTGGATGAGGCCATGAACAAAGTGGAGCTTTGCAAG GATCAGCTTGCTGCAGATATGTACAGTTTTTTCTCAAAAGAAGGGGACTATGCACACTATTTCGTAACG ctCTTAGAAGCTCAGGCCGATTACCACAGAAAGTCGCTCACTGTTCTGGAGAGTGTCTTGCCAACCATCCAGGCTCAGCAAG ATTCATGGATGGAAAAGCCTGCGTTTGGCACTGGGTTGGATGAACACCTGAAAAGGAGTGGAAGGGAGATCGCCCTGCCAATAGAGGCCTGCGTCATGATGCTTCTGGAGACGGGCATGAAGGAAGAG ggtCTATTCAGAATTGCAGCAGGGGCATCCAAGTTAAAGAAGCTAAAGGCGGCGCTGGACTGTTACACTTCACAACTGGAGGAGTTCTACTCTGACCCCCATGCTGTCGCTG GAGCACTGAAGTCCTACCTGAGGGAACTTCCTGAACCTCTAATGACCTACCAGCTTTATGATGAATGGATCCAGGCATCCAG TGTGTCTGACCCAGACAAACGGCTCCAGGCACTCTGGGTCGTATGTGATAAACTaccaaagaacaacaaaaacaacctgaG GTATCTGGTGAAGTTTTTAGCCAAACTGGCTCAGGAGAGTGAGCTGAACAAAATGACCCCTAGCAACATTGCCATTGTCCTGGGACCCAATTTGCTCTGGGCCAAGACTGAAGG GAGTCTGGCTGAGATGGCTGCAGCTACCTCTGTGCACGTGGTGGCCATTGTAGAGCCCATTATCCAACATGGGGACTGGTTCTTTCCTGAGG atgtgGAGTTCAATGTGTCTGGCATGTTTGTGATGCCCACACCTGCATCCAACCACAACAATCACTTAGATTATGACTCTGGCACCATTGAAAGGAAGAGACCTGGCAGCATGGTGGGACCAGAGAACGACACAGCGCGCAAAGACAA CACCACTAACAAGCACTCAGACCACACCCTTCGTAGAGGCAGTAACACCTTAGGGAGAAAGCAGCACACTTCACCTGCTTTCCAGCCTCCTTTACCCCCTGTGGAGGCTCAAGGGCAGGGACACGGGGCCGGGCAGGTTCCCCAGGCCTCGGCTGAGCCCCAGTCACAAGCTCCACCTGGGGGTTCAGGGTTTGATCCTTCCCAGCAAAGCTTGGCACAGAGTCTTGCTGCTCTCGCAGCTGCTCAACAGCTTCTAGCCCAGCACACAGAGGAGCTCAG CCCAAAGCTACGTGACTCTACATTCACCCCAACCCCTGTGCTCCAGAGGAATGGCTCTGGAGGAGGCAGCCAGGCTGCTGGGCAGCTAGCCACTGGAACCCCTGGGGCTGGATCCATGGGGCCCAGTCCACATATGATGCGCAGAG GTACCAAGAAGCAGGCTCCTGCTCCTCCCAAACCAACAAACCCTCCTCCCAGTCAACCCTGTAATTCAGTAAACCACACCTCATCCTCTGGCTCATCCCAGACTGTCAGTCCCACCCCCAGACCCCTGTCTAGCCACTCATCCACTCCCCCACTAACCTCACAGCCATGTGCCACACCTAGGCGCCATTCAAGCAACCAGCCCCCAATCCAGGCGCCCAGCCATCCGCCCCCAGAACCTCCAACGCAGGTCAATCACCCTACGCAACCTGCATTCCTCGGCCAGCCCAGTGGGGACCAGCACAGTGCCGACCCCTCACCTCCAGGAACCCCAACCCCCCCAGACACCCCTCCGCCCTCCACTAGCAGCCAGGATGTAGTCACCCCTCCATCCCCATCTCCCTACCAGTCAGGCTCGCTTCCTCGGCCGCGGCCTGTCCCCAAACCTCGGAACAGGCCCAGCATTCCCCCACCACCCCAACCCACCACCCTGACCAATGAGACCAATGGGATCTGCACAAAGATGATGG ATCCGGTGATGTCTTTCAAAGGTTTGAGTCGAGCGTTGGTCCCTGAGCTTGCGGTAGAACAGCAGCTAGCGGCCGccgcctcctcctctctgcctcctccCAAAGACTGTGACCTGGACACCGAGAGCACTGTCCTATAA
- the arhgap17a gene encoding rho GTPase-activating protein 17a isoform X3 has translation MKKQFNRMKQLANQTVGRAEKTEVLSDDLLQIERRMELVRVVSHNTHKKMVSCLQGHIGADAEKRHKKLPLTALSQAMIEGGNQLGEDSLIGKMMEVCGEAENRLASELMQHELQIEKDVLDPLSQLAEVEIPNILKQRKQLAKLVLDYDSARARWLQATKSIISGTNTQALTAKADLLKEEVDEAMNKVELCKDQLAADMYSFFSKEGDYAHYFVTLLEAQADYHRKSLTVLESVLPTIQAQQDSWMEKPAFGTGLDEHLKRSGREIALPIEACVMMLLETGMKEEGLFRIAAGASKLKKLKAALDCYTSQLEEFYSDPHAVAGALKSYLRELPEPLMTYQLYDEWIQASSVSDPDKRLQALWVVCDKLPKNNKNNLRYLVKFLAKLAQESELNKMTPSNIAIVLGPNLLWAKTEGSLAEMAAATSVHVVAIVEPIIQHGDWFFPEDVEFNVSGMFVMPTPASNHNNHLDYDSGTIERKRPGSMVGPENDTARKDNTTNKHSDHTLRRGSNTLGRKQHTSPAFQPPLPPVEAQGQGHGAGQVPQASAEPQSQAPPGGSGFDPSQQSLAQSLAALAAAQQLLAQHTEELSSPKLRDSTFTPTPVLQRNGSGGGSQAAGQLATGTPGAGSMGPSPHMMRRGTKKQAPAPPKPTNPPPSQPCNSVNHTSSSGSSQTVSPTPRPLSSHSSTPPLTSQPCATPRRHSSNQPPIQAPSHPPPEPPTQVNHPTQPAFLGQPSGDQHSADPSPPGTPTPPDTPPPSTSSQDVVTPPSPSPYQSGSLPRPRPVPKPRNRPSIPPPPQPTTLTNETNGICTKMMDPVMSFKGLSRALVPELAVEQQLAAAASSSLPPPKDCDLDTESTVL, from the exons ggcagagaaaacagaagtccTCAGCGATGACCTCCTGCAG ATCGAACGACGCATGGAGCTGGTGCGTGTGGTgtcccacaacacacacaaaaagatggTGTCATGTCTACAGGGACACATCGGTGCAGATGCAGAGAAGAGACAT aaaaaGCTTCCTCTCACAGCACTATCCCAAGCAATGATTGAAGGTGGAAACCAGTTGGGAGAAGACTCCTTGATAGG GAAGATGATGGAGGTGTGCGGAGAGGCCGAAAATCGCCTGGCATCAGAACTGATGCAACACGAGCTGCAGATAGAAAAGGATGTTCTGGATCCACTCAGCCAGTTAGCAGAG GTGGAAATTCCTAACATCCTGAAGCAGAGGAAACAGCTGGCCAAATTGGTGCTGGACTATGATTCTGCCAGAGCAAG ATGGTTGCAGGCAACCAAGTCAATAATCTCAGGAACAAACACTCAAGCACTGACGGCCAAGGCTGACCTACTCAAGGAAGAGGTGGATGAGGCCATGAACAAAGTGGAGCTTTGCAAG GATCAGCTTGCTGCAGATATGTACAGTTTTTTCTCAAAAGAAGGGGACTATGCACACTATTTCGTAACG ctCTTAGAAGCTCAGGCCGATTACCACAGAAAGTCGCTCACTGTTCTGGAGAGTGTCTTGCCAACCATCCAGGCTCAGCAAG ATTCATGGATGGAAAAGCCTGCGTTTGGCACTGGGTTGGATGAACACCTGAAAAGGAGTGGAAGGGAGATCGCCCTGCCAATAGAGGCCTGCGTCATGATGCTTCTGGAGACGGGCATGAAGGAAGAG ggtCTATTCAGAATTGCAGCAGGGGCATCCAAGTTAAAGAAGCTAAAGGCGGCGCTGGACTGTTACACTTCACAACTGGAGGAGTTCTACTCTGACCCCCATGCTGTCGCTG GAGCACTGAAGTCCTACCTGAGGGAACTTCCTGAACCTCTAATGACCTACCAGCTTTATGATGAATGGATCCAGGCATCCAG TGTGTCTGACCCAGACAAACGGCTCCAGGCACTCTGGGTCGTATGTGATAAACTaccaaagaacaacaaaaacaacctgaG GTATCTGGTGAAGTTTTTAGCCAAACTGGCTCAGGAGAGTGAGCTGAACAAAATGACCCCTAGCAACATTGCCATTGTCCTGGGACCCAATTTGCTCTGGGCCAAGACTGAAGG GAGTCTGGCTGAGATGGCTGCAGCTACCTCTGTGCACGTGGTGGCCATTGTAGAGCCCATTATCCAACATGGGGACTGGTTCTTTCCTGAGG atgtgGAGTTCAATGTGTCTGGCATGTTTGTGATGCCCACACCTGCATCCAACCACAACAATCACTTAGATTATGACTCTGGCACCATTGAAAGGAAGAGACCTGGCAGCATGGTGGGACCAGAGAACGACACAGCGCGCAAAGACAA CACCACTAACAAGCACTCAGACCACACCCTTCGTAGAGGCAGTAACACCTTAGGGAGAAAGCAGCACACTTCACCTGCTTTCCAGCCTCCTTTACCCCCTGTGGAGGCTCAAGGGCAGGGACACGGGGCCGGGCAGGTTCCCCAGGCCTCGGCTGAGCCCCAGTCACAAGCTCCACCTGGGGGTTCAGGGTTTGATCCTTCCCAGCAAAGCTTGGCACAGAGTCTTGCTGCTCTCGCAGCTGCTCAACAGCTTCTAGCCCAGCACACAGAGGAGCTCAG CAGCCCAAAGCTACGTGACTCTACATTCACCCCAACCCCTGTGCTCCAGAGGAATGGCTCTGGAGGAGGCAGCCAGGCTGCTGGGCAGCTAGCCACTGGAACCCCTGGGGCTGGATCCATGGGGCCCAGTCCACATATGATGCGCAGAG GTACCAAGAAGCAGGCTCCTGCTCCTCCCAAACCAACAAACCCTCCTCCCAGTCAACCCTGTAATTCAGTAAACCACACCTCATCCTCTGGCTCATCCCAGACTGTCAGTCCCACCCCCAGACCCCTGTCTAGCCACTCATCCACTCCCCCACTAACCTCACAGCCATGTGCCACACCTAGGCGCCATTCAAGCAACCAGCCCCCAATCCAGGCGCCCAGCCATCCGCCCCCAGAACCTCCAACGCAGGTCAATCACCCTACGCAACCTGCATTCCTCGGCCAGCCCAGTGGGGACCAGCACAGTGCCGACCCCTCACCTCCAGGAACCCCAACCCCCCCAGACACCCCTCCGCCCTCCACTAGCAGCCAGGATGTAGTCACCCCTCCATCCCCATCTCCCTACCAGTCAGGCTCGCTTCCTCGGCCGCGGCCTGTCCCCAAACCTCGGAACAGGCCCAGCATTCCCCCACCACCCCAACCCACCACCCTGACCAATGAGACCAATGGGATCTGCACAAAGATGATGG ATCCGGTGATGTCTTTCAAAGGTTTGAGTCGAGCGTTGGTCCCTGAGCTTGCGGTAGAACAGCAGCTAGCGGCCGccgcctcctcctctctgcctcctccCAAAGACTGTGACCTGGACACCGAGAGCACTGTCCTATAA
- the arhgap17a gene encoding rho GTPase-activating protein 17a isoform X4 — MKKQFNRMKQLANQTVGRAEKTEVLSDDLLQIERRMELVRVVSHNTHKKMVSCLQGHIGADAEKRHSVPRLYTGNGQKKLPLTALSQAMIEGGNQLGEDSLIGKMMEVCGEAENRLASELMQHELQIEKDVLDPLSQLAEVEIPNILKQRKQLAKLVLDYDSARARWLQATKSIISGTNTQALTAKADLLKEEVDEAMNKVELCKDQLAADMYSFFSKEGDYAHYFVTLLEAQADYHRKSLTVLESVLPTIQAQQDSWMEKPAFGTGLDEHLKRSGREIALPIEACVMMLLETGMKEEGLFRIAAGASKLKKLKAALDCYTSQLEEFYSDPHAVAGALKSYLRELPEPLMTYQLYDEWIQASSVSDPDKRLQALWVVCDKLPKNNKNNLRYLVKFLAKLAQESELNKMTPSNIAIVLGPNLLWAKTEGSLAEMAAATSVHVVAIVEPIIQHGDWFFPEDVEFNVSGMFVMPTPASNHNNHLDYDSGTIERKRPGSMVGPENDTARKDNTTNKHSDHTLRRGSNTLGRKQHTSPAFQPPLPPVEAQGQGHGAGQVPQASAEPQSQAPPGGSGFDPSQQSLAQSLAALAAAQQLLAQHTEELSSPKLRDSTFTPTPVLQRNGSGGGSQAAGQLATGTPGAGSMGPSPHMMRRGTKKQAPAPPKPTNPPPSQPCNSVNHTSSSGSSQTVSPTPRPLSSHSSTPPLTSQPCATPRRHSSNQPPIQAPSHPPPEPPTQVNHPTQPAFLGQPSGDQHSADPSPPGTPTPPDTPPPSTSSQDVVTPPSPSPYQSGSLPRPRPVPKPRNRPSIPPPPQPTTLTNETNGICTKMMG; from the exons ggcagagaaaacagaagtccTCAGCGATGACCTCCTGCAG ATCGAACGACGCATGGAGCTGGTGCGTGTGGTgtcccacaacacacacaaaaagatggTGTCATGTCTACAGGGACACATCGGTGCAGATGCAGAGAAGAGACAT TCTGTACCACGCCTCTATACAGGAAATGGTCAG aaaaaGCTTCCTCTCACAGCACTATCCCAAGCAATGATTGAAGGTGGAAACCAGTTGGGAGAAGACTCCTTGATAGG GAAGATGATGGAGGTGTGCGGAGAGGCCGAAAATCGCCTGGCATCAGAACTGATGCAACACGAGCTGCAGATAGAAAAGGATGTTCTGGATCCACTCAGCCAGTTAGCAGAG GTGGAAATTCCTAACATCCTGAAGCAGAGGAAACAGCTGGCCAAATTGGTGCTGGACTATGATTCTGCCAGAGCAAG ATGGTTGCAGGCAACCAAGTCAATAATCTCAGGAACAAACACTCAAGCACTGACGGCCAAGGCTGACCTACTCAAGGAAGAGGTGGATGAGGCCATGAACAAAGTGGAGCTTTGCAAG GATCAGCTTGCTGCAGATATGTACAGTTTTTTCTCAAAAGAAGGGGACTATGCACACTATTTCGTAACG ctCTTAGAAGCTCAGGCCGATTACCACAGAAAGTCGCTCACTGTTCTGGAGAGTGTCTTGCCAACCATCCAGGCTCAGCAAG ATTCATGGATGGAAAAGCCTGCGTTTGGCACTGGGTTGGATGAACACCTGAAAAGGAGTGGAAGGGAGATCGCCCTGCCAATAGAGGCCTGCGTCATGATGCTTCTGGAGACGGGCATGAAGGAAGAG ggtCTATTCAGAATTGCAGCAGGGGCATCCAAGTTAAAGAAGCTAAAGGCGGCGCTGGACTGTTACACTTCACAACTGGAGGAGTTCTACTCTGACCCCCATGCTGTCGCTG GAGCACTGAAGTCCTACCTGAGGGAACTTCCTGAACCTCTAATGACCTACCAGCTTTATGATGAATGGATCCAGGCATCCAG TGTGTCTGACCCAGACAAACGGCTCCAGGCACTCTGGGTCGTATGTGATAAACTaccaaagaacaacaaaaacaacctgaG GTATCTGGTGAAGTTTTTAGCCAAACTGGCTCAGGAGAGTGAGCTGAACAAAATGACCCCTAGCAACATTGCCATTGTCCTGGGACCCAATTTGCTCTGGGCCAAGACTGAAGG GAGTCTGGCTGAGATGGCTGCAGCTACCTCTGTGCACGTGGTGGCCATTGTAGAGCCCATTATCCAACATGGGGACTGGTTCTTTCCTGAGG atgtgGAGTTCAATGTGTCTGGCATGTTTGTGATGCCCACACCTGCATCCAACCACAACAATCACTTAGATTATGACTCTGGCACCATTGAAAGGAAGAGACCTGGCAGCATGGTGGGACCAGAGAACGACACAGCGCGCAAAGACAA CACCACTAACAAGCACTCAGACCACACCCTTCGTAGAGGCAGTAACACCTTAGGGAGAAAGCAGCACACTTCACCTGCTTTCCAGCCTCCTTTACCCCCTGTGGAGGCTCAAGGGCAGGGACACGGGGCCGGGCAGGTTCCCCAGGCCTCGGCTGAGCCCCAGTCACAAGCTCCACCTGGGGGTTCAGGGTTTGATCCTTCCCAGCAAAGCTTGGCACAGAGTCTTGCTGCTCTCGCAGCTGCTCAACAGCTTCTAGCCCAGCACACAGAGGAGCTCAG CAGCCCAAAGCTACGTGACTCTACATTCACCCCAACCCCTGTGCTCCAGAGGAATGGCTCTGGAGGAGGCAGCCAGGCTGCTGGGCAGCTAGCCACTGGAACCCCTGGGGCTGGATCCATGGGGCCCAGTCCACATATGATGCGCAGAG GTACCAAGAAGCAGGCTCCTGCTCCTCCCAAACCAACAAACCCTCCTCCCAGTCAACCCTGTAATTCAGTAAACCACACCTCATCCTCTGGCTCATCCCAGACTGTCAGTCCCACCCCCAGACCCCTGTCTAGCCACTCATCCACTCCCCCACTAACCTCACAGCCATGTGCCACACCTAGGCGCCATTCAAGCAACCAGCCCCCAATCCAGGCGCCCAGCCATCCGCCCCCAGAACCTCCAACGCAGGTCAATCACCCTACGCAACCTGCATTCCTCGGCCAGCCCAGTGGGGACCAGCACAGTGCCGACCCCTCACCTCCAGGAACCCCAACCCCCCCAGACACCCCTCCGCCCTCCACTAGCAGCCAGGATGTAGTCACCCCTCCATCCCCATCTCCCTACCAGTCAGGCTCGCTTCCTCGGCCGCGGCCTGTCCCCAAACCTCGGAACAGGCCCAGCATTCCCCCACCACCCCAACCCACCACCCTGACCAATGAGACCAATGGGATCTGCACAAAGATGATGG GTTAA